ATGGAAGGCTATCTCTCGGCTGGCGGCCTCGTTCTTGGTCTCCATGATGCCGTTAAGCCAGACACCTTGGACGGAATTGGGGTCGACGACTGGCTCACTAACGGCGATCAACTGGACGCCATGCTCTTGGAGCATGAATGTGACCGTGGAAGCGTGGCGGCGGGTCCTGGCGAAGCGGCTTGAGTCATCGACTAGGATGAACTTGGGGCGCTTCTGGATAGCCTCGTTCAGCATCCGGTCAAAGCCGGGCCGGTCCTCGTCGTTGTAGGCGGAAGAGGAGTCCTGGAAGTGCTCCAAAATCTGAATCCGGTTCTCGCGGGCGTACTGACGCGGGCATAGGCGAAAGCCGTAGTCACGGCGGCCACCACCTTTCGCGGTGGACATTCGATACTGGGCCAATTTTCCCTCATTGACAGAATATGGATAGGCGGTGTATGCTCTGAGCAGAAGATTGAGAAGGGGAGTGTGTTTACTACATTAACCCTGCGTAGAGCCGGGGGGGCTCTGGGTGGGTAAGCAAAGGACTCAGGAAACAAAACCTG
The Bacillota bacterium DNA segment above includes these coding regions:
- a CDS encoding recombinase family protein; translated protein: MAQYRMSTAKGGGRRDYGFRLCPRQYARENRIQILEHFQDSSSAYNDEDRPGFDRMLNEAIQKRPKFILVDDSSRFARTRRHASTVTFMLQEHGVQLIAVSEPVVDPNSVQGVWLNGIMETKNEAASREIAFHTVRGMQGNIKARDPETGWCYKNGGRTPYGYRAVRVNRGQDSKGKPIIETIWELDPKTAPIAKMGLTRFRGQPYTWGVEKSREGGVNAEKPSPVSRRVPGPGC